The proteins below come from a single Beutenbergia cavernae DSM 12333 genomic window:
- a CDS encoding Gfo/Idh/MocA family protein, whose amino-acid sequence MTTSPRLVVVGAGGMGRAWMRTILDADGATLAGVVDLRPDVALAALEDLGASDVPAGDDVVTLAREVGADAVVDVAIPEAHHAVTTAALFAGYPVLGEKPAAVDVAQALSLAAASEVTGRLFMVSQSRRWNPHVESLRAAVGTLGAVGSATAEFFRAPRFGGFREAMAQPLLVDMAIHHLDAARYVLGAEAESVWCDTYNPSWSWYDGDAAAVAVFEMAGGARFSYHGSWCAPGAETSWNASWRIGGALGTVTWDGETAPVVDDGDDGGPHAVTSAAPSEGIAAALAAFLAALAGGTTPSGEIHENVRSLAMVEAAVESARTGERVRLDDLLERARVDAVAAEANPEVRAVLAGWSSVREALVAR is encoded by the coding sequence GTGACGACCTCACCGCGCCTCGTCGTCGTCGGCGCGGGCGGCATGGGCCGCGCCTGGATGCGGACGATCCTCGACGCCGACGGCGCCACGCTCGCGGGCGTCGTCGATCTGCGGCCGGACGTGGCTCTCGCTGCGCTCGAGGACCTCGGCGCGTCCGACGTGCCCGCCGGCGACGACGTGGTGACGCTGGCGCGCGAGGTGGGCGCGGACGCCGTCGTCGACGTCGCGATCCCCGAGGCGCACCACGCCGTGACCACCGCCGCGCTCTTCGCGGGGTATCCCGTGCTCGGCGAGAAGCCGGCAGCCGTGGACGTGGCGCAGGCGCTCTCGCTCGCCGCTGCGTCGGAGGTCACCGGCCGGCTGTTCATGGTGAGCCAGTCGCGCCGCTGGAACCCGCACGTGGAGTCGCTGCGCGCTGCGGTCGGGACGCTGGGGGCCGTGGGCTCGGCGACCGCCGAGTTCTTCCGTGCCCCGCGGTTCGGCGGGTTCCGCGAGGCGATGGCGCAGCCGCTGCTCGTCGACATGGCGATCCACCACCTCGACGCGGCGCGGTACGTGCTGGGCGCCGAGGCGGAGTCCGTCTGGTGCGACACGTACAACCCGTCGTGGAGCTGGTACGACGGCGACGCCGCCGCGGTGGCCGTGTTCGAGATGGCCGGCGGCGCGCGGTTCTCGTACCACGGGTCGTGGTGCGCGCCGGGTGCGGAGACCTCGTGGAACGCGTCGTGGCGCATCGGCGGAGCGCTCGGCACGGTGACGTGGGACGGCGAGACCGCGCCGGTGGTGGATGACGGGGACGACGGCGGCCCGCACGCCGTCACGTCCGCTGCGCCCTCGGAGGGGATCGCCGCTGCGCTCGCGGCGTTCCTCGCCGCCCTGGCGGGCGGGACGACGCCGTCGGGCGAGATCCACGAGAACGTGCGCAGCCTCGCGATGGTGGAGGCTGCGGTGGAGTCCGCGCGGACGGGGGAGCGGGTGCGGCTCGACGACCTGCTCGAGCGCGCTCGCGTCGACGCCGTCGCAGCCGAGGCGAACCCCGAGGTCCGTGCGGTGCTCGCCGGGTGGTCGTCGGTGCGCGAGGCGCTCGTCGCCCGCTGA
- a CDS encoding SDR family oxidoreductase, translating to MNALTSPHTDRRYVVTGSTGGIGGALRDLLTASGAEVIGVDLLDAEVTADLATPDGRRSLVADVRRLSGGRIDGVAAVAGVGALDPVTVRLNYFGTLATLDGLGPLLTASDAPRVTVVSSLASIVPTDRRVVAACLAGNETRAVAAAERVIAKGRGRIVYGSTKLALNRWLRRHAVGRDWAGAGIPLNAVAPGVVDTAAAHEMVLGDPDERRATVAIMPQPLGFPGPVDGVASALAWQLGRDNTFMTGQVAFVDGGADAVLRQDGPVRPTWRDTVRLTRRYLAARRQGRSAPADA from the coding sequence ATGAATGCACTGACTTCTCCCCACACCGATCGCCGCTACGTCGTCACCGGCTCCACCGGCGGGATCGGTGGTGCGCTCCGCGACCTCCTCACGGCCTCCGGCGCCGAGGTCATCGGGGTCGACCTGCTCGACGCGGAGGTCACGGCGGATCTCGCGACGCCCGACGGGCGGCGGTCGCTCGTCGCCGACGTCCGCCGACTCTCCGGCGGTCGGATCGACGGCGTGGCGGCGGTGGCCGGCGTCGGCGCGCTCGACCCCGTCACCGTGCGGCTCAACTACTTCGGGACGCTGGCGACCCTCGACGGGCTCGGCCCGCTGCTGACGGCGAGCGACGCCCCGCGCGTCACCGTCGTCTCGTCGCTCGCCTCGATCGTGCCGACGGACCGCCGGGTCGTCGCGGCATGCCTCGCCGGGAACGAGACGCGGGCCGTTGCCGCCGCGGAGCGCGTCATCGCGAAGGGCCGCGGCCGGATCGTGTACGGCTCGACCAAGCTCGCGCTCAACCGGTGGCTGCGGCGGCACGCTGTCGGACGGGACTGGGCCGGCGCGGGGATCCCGCTGAACGCCGTCGCCCCGGGGGTCGTCGACACCGCCGCGGCGCACGAGATGGTGCTCGGCGATCCCGACGAGCGGCGCGCGACGGTGGCGATCATGCCGCAGCCGCTCGGCTTCCCCGGGCCCGTAGACGGCGTGGCCTCGGCTCTCGCGTGGCAGCTCGGGCGCGACAACACGTTCATGACGGGTCAGGTGGCGTTCGTGGACGGCGGCGCCGACGCCGTGCTCCGGCAGGACGGGCCGGTGCGCCCGACGTGGCGCGACACGGTGCGCCTCACGCGCCGCTACCTCGCCGCGCGACGACAGGGTCGCAGCGCTCCGGCCGACGCGTAG
- a CDS encoding TetR/AcrR family transcriptional regulator has product MEGTGRRERKKQQTRDAVVAAATDLFATRGFRQTTVADIAAAADIAPRTFFLHFASKEDVLFAHVEDFVAEAANAIRAAPQGADPVDAVVGAVELLVAHFPEIAALAVDRSRVLGAVAGVPVSLLRRLVRAHAALVAAAEDRFGDAVDAVELGALVGAVLGAASSAARARPGADAGAAQAAMRTAVRRAAQGFRD; this is encoded by the coding sequence GTGGAGGGCACCGGCAGGCGGGAACGCAAGAAGCAGCAGACGCGGGACGCCGTCGTCGCCGCCGCCACCGACCTCTTCGCCACCCGCGGCTTCCGGCAGACAACGGTCGCGGACATCGCGGCCGCCGCCGACATCGCTCCCCGCACCTTCTTCCTCCACTTCGCGTCGAAGGAGGACGTGCTGTTCGCTCACGTCGAGGACTTCGTGGCCGAGGCGGCGAACGCGATCCGGGCGGCGCCCCAGGGGGCGGACCCGGTCGACGCCGTGGTGGGCGCCGTCGAGCTGCTCGTCGCCCACTTTCCCGAGATCGCGGCGCTCGCCGTCGACCGCTCACGGGTGCTGGGCGCCGTCGCCGGTGTGCCGGTCTCGTTGCTGCGTCGACTCGTGCGCGCCCACGCCGCGCTCGTCGCGGCGGCCGAGGACCGCTTCGGCGACGCCGTCGACGCGGTCGAGCTCGGGGCGCTCGTCGGGGCGGTGCTGGGCGCGGCCTCGTCCGCCGCCCGCGCACGCCCCGGTGCCGATGCCGGGGCGGCGCAGGCGGCGATGCGCACGGCGGTGCGGCGCGCCGCGCAGGGCTTCCGCGATTGA